In the genome of Cheilinus undulatus linkage group 6, ASM1832078v1, whole genome shotgun sequence, one region contains:
- the LOC121511381 gene encoding alpha-2A adrenergic receptor-like has product MGCLNYTSGNETLPGWHLNTVQTSVPVTVLVAVLFFLIVFGNVMVVIAVTTSRALRAPQNLFLVSLACADILVATLVMPFSLANELMGYWYFGKVWCEIYLALDVLFCTSSIVHLCAISLDRYWSVTQAVKYNLRRTPQRIKCKIIIVWVLAAIISFPPLITMKNYEDRKDSPECKITEEKWYIIFSSTASFFAPCIIMIMVYVRIYLIAKRRTRAPPGERHKEYGNSGNAERKDGGEEEVNEQDEEEEPYSSDGNETTLCSMKKKKGIKTKVAQVKPGQSSPKPEAPQCVGVSRWKGRQYRERRFTFVLAVVMGVFVLCWFPFFFTYTLTAVCDTCCVPETLFKMFFWFGYCNSSLNPVIYTVFNNDFRRSFQKILCKRGRRVL; this is encoded by the coding sequence ATGGGCTGTCTGAACTACACCAGCGGAAATGAGACTTTGCCTGGCTGGCACCTTAATACTGTGCAGACCTCAGTGCCTGTAACGGTATTGGTGGCAGTCCTTTTCTTCTTAATTGTGTTTGGAAATGTCATGGTGGTGATTGCTGTGACGACAAGCAGAGCACTGAGAGCTCCTCAGAACTTGTTTCTGGTATCTCTGGCATGTGCGGACATCCTGGTGGCCACCTTAGTGATGCCATTCTCTTTAGCAAATGAACTGATGGGTTATTGGTACTTTGGTAAAGTGTGGTGTGAGATCTACCTGGCTCTGGATGTTCTTTTCTGCACCTCATCCATCGTTCACCTGTGTGCCATCAGCCTCGACAGATACTGGTCCGTCACCCAAGCGGTCAAGTACAACCTGAGAAGGACACCACAAAGGATTAAATGCAAGATCATCATAGTGTGGGTACTAGCAGCCATCATTTCCTTCCCTCCACTTATTACAATGAAAAATTACGAGGACAGAAAAGACAGCCCTGAATGCAAAATTACTGAGGAGAAGTGGTACATCATATTCTCCAGCACTGCCTCTTTCTTTGCACCTTGCATCATTATGATTATGGTGTATGTCAGAATCTATCTGATTGcgaaaagaagaacaagagcACCGCCAGGGGAACGACACAAAGAATATGGCAATTCTGGCAACGCAGAGAGaaaagatggaggagaggaggaggtcaaTGAGCAAGACGAGGAGGAGGAACCCTACTCATCTGATGGCAATGAAACCACGCTATGTtccatgaagaagaagaagggcaTCAAGACTAAAGTGGCTCAGGTGAAGCCAGGGCAAAGCTCTCCAAAGCCAGAGGCTCCCCAGTGTGTGGGAGTGAGCCGGTGGAAAGGAAGGCAGTACAGAGAGAGGCGCTTCACATTTGTTCTGGCTGTGGTCATGGGAGTGTTTGTTCTCTGCTGGTTCCCCTTTTTCTTCACATACACACTCACTGCTGTGTGTGACACCTGCTGTGTGCCAGAGacgctgtttaaaatgtttttctggtTTGGTTACTGCAATAGCTCACTAAACCCTGTTATATATACTGTATTTAATAATGACTTCCGGAGGTCTTTCCAGAAGATTCTTtgtaaaagaggaagaagagtaTTGTAA
- the bnip4 gene encoding BCL2 interacting protein 4 produces MSLQKDVSSDESLQGSWVELHFSGTGSRSASHHGSQEQIPTTSQECDVEKMLLEAQHESGRNSSRGSSQCNSPLRAQTPLLLWRGSEGNSSQSDEDFQERRREVENMMKKNADWIWDWSSRPENSPPKEFLLKYPKRSTCLSIRNTSVMKKGGVLSADFLKLFLPSLIISHILAVGLGIYIGKRLTSHNTY; encoded by the exons ATGTCGCTCCAGAAGGACGTTTCCTCGGACGAGAGTTTGCAAG GTTCCTGGGTCGAGCTGCATTTCAGTGGCACAGGCTCTCGAAGCGCCAGTCATCACGGAAGCCAGGAGCAGATCCCCACGACCAGTCAGGAGTGTGACGTGGAGAAAATGCTGCTGGAGGCACAGCACGAGTCAGGAAGGAACAGCTCCAGAGGAAGCTCTCAGTGCAACAG cCCACTTAGAGCACAGACCCCCCTTCTTCTGTGGAGAGGCTCAGAGGGAAACAGCTCACAG TCGGATGAAGACTTCCAAGAAAGAAGGCGGGAAGTAGAGAACATGATGAAGAAAAATGCTGACTGGATTTGGGACTGGTCCAGTCGACCTGAGAACAGTCCTCCAAA GGAGTTCCTGCTGAAGTACCCTAAGCGCTCGACCTGTCTCAGCATCAGGAACACCAGCGTCATGAAGAAGGGAGGTGTCCTCTCTGCTGACTTTCTCAAGCTTTTCCTGCCCTCATTAATCATTTCTCACATACTAGCTGTTGGACTAGG GATATATATTGGGAAGCGTCTTACTTCACACAACACCTACTGA